TAACCTAAATGTGTCTGATAATCTGACTGTCTACCCGCTCACAGCCCGTGCGCAACAAAGAATAACAACACGGACAAAGTAACATTATGACAACCCATTTAAACCGTGCGGCTTCAGGCTCAGAAGCCTTTATCAGCACCTTATATCGAGAGGCCACGCGTATTGCGCCGGAAAATTACCGGGCCTGGGCGCTCGAGCAACTATCCAGAGTCATCGATTTTGACGCCGCGTTTTGGGGCAGCGGCAACAGTGCAGATATTCACTTTCATTATGTTTGCCATCTTGGTTTAGACGAGCAATATGCCCACCACCTGCAACAAACATTAGCCATTAACCCGATAAAAGAAGCGGTGATCAATAACCTCGGCAAACCGGTTAATATGCAGGATGTCATCGCCGATGACGCCTTTTATCAGTCTGAGTTATATCAAAAATTGTTTAAACCCTATGGCATTGAACGCATTCTGGCTGCGGGTCATTTTGATCAGGACAATGGCCTGTATTCACTGATCAGTTTATATCGCTTCGACCGCCAACAGATTTTTACCGAGCAGGAGCGCCAGTTACAGGAGCGGCTGGTATTTCACCTGGTCAACGCCGTCTCTCACGCCTTTTTTCTGCATTTGCGCGTTGGCAGTGCGCTGCAACAAACCCAGGATCAGGCTACGTCTGCCATTTGCGACAGTAACGGGTGTTTCCATCAGGTGCAGCCGCGCTTTGTCGCGTTATTGAATGAGTATTTTCCCAATCGCACCGGGGTAACTCTGCCCTTTGCGATAGGTAAAGACCAAACTACCGTGGAGATTAATAATCTGGCGGTTTCGTTTCGCGCGCTTGGTGAGCTGTTTATGGTTACGCTCAGACTGCCCGGTCCACTCGACACCCTTAGCCCGCGCGAACGCCAAATTGTTGAATGGGTATGTAAGGGCCTGACTTTTAAGGAAGTTGCCAAACAGCTGAATGTGGCTCCTTCAACCGTGTCTAATCATTTATACCGAATTTACGACAAAATAGGGATAAACAGCCGCAGTGAACTGGCACAACTGGTGGATAGCCAGCGCGCGGGGTAAAGTGAGTCGGATCAGGGGCTGCATCAGTGCTCACCGCTGGATATAAGTACACAGAGCACTTATCACACTTTTTTTAATCCGCCCGGTTAGAGAGCCGAGTGGCGTTAAGCAGATCCCGGGTCGCAAGCGCCCGGGATGACAAGGGTGTTCGTGTTAAATGATGACAAGTTCAGATGATTTTTCGTTTTAAAAAGACTTGAACTTGTTAAACCCATTTATTAAACGTTGGATCAGGCTGGTTTCTTTTCCGAAATCTCAACATCAGCGGGGAGTTGCATCACTTTTGCCTGCTTTGGTAAATCAGGAGAACGCATGTGTGAACCGCCATGAATGCGCTTTGCAAGCTGTTTAATTAATATTTTCATAATTGAATCCCTCACTTTTCCTTTTGAACTAGCCATTGGGTAGTTCCTTTTTTCGCCTCATTTTCCATTATCTCGGCTCTTTGTTTTGCTGGTAGGTCTGGAGAACGTGAGTCTCCTCCCATGACCAAACTCATTTGCTGTTTATCTAGTTTTTTCATAGTTAAGTTCCCTTGCTTCAGCCTTCTTTGCATAAGATAACAGGCACCCCAGCAATAACAACTGAATAAATAAAACAACATTATCTCTTACGTACAGTTTGATGTAAGCGTTATCTATCCAGTCGTATTTATATGCTAAAACTTCAAGCCAAGTTACCAAGTTAACTATAACTGCCAGTGCAAACACCAATAAAATCATACACTCTTGAGATGACAGGCGTTGTTTTTCATATACTTGAAGGAAAAAGCTTACATCGGTTTTTCGATACAGAAATAAAGCCAAGTCTCTACGATAAACGATTGGCAATATAAATACAATGTTAACAAATGCCTGAAAAAGGTAATAATGGACTCGCCATTCAATAGTGATAGAGAAAACCGCTATGTTAACAACGATGACCGCCAAGTAAGACAGAAAAAACCATCTTGCCGTAGGTACTTTCCAGCTTAATAACAATCCCAGCACAATAACAAGCGGCTGAGCATGATCAACAATTGCATAAATATCAAACATATAGTTACTCCTTTTCCTGATCGTTCTCTTGAACTTCATCTGAATTCGGCTCAGCAAAATCCAACGCATTGGTCAGATCTTTACCAAATATTAAAAATACCTCAAATAGCTGCACACTGCTCATATCGGTTTTACCGGACTCATAATTGCTGATAGTGGCCTGATCAACGCCAAGCTTTTTAGCCAGGGTGGCCTGAGACCATTTACGCTCCAGGCGCATGCGCCTGACCGAGCTTTGAATGTAGCGTCTGAATCTTTCCGTTTTGTTCCTTCTTGTTATGTTGTTCACACACTTGTACCCTCTCCTTATACTGTGGGCGAAAAATACCACCCAACAACGCGCACAAGCAACCAATTTTTAACATAAGAAACAAAAACTAGGCACTTTATGAATCTATTTATAAGTCTATTTTAATCAAGGCGTTAAACTACCTGAATTTGGCCCAGAATAGCCCGTTTACTTTTTATTCAAATCAGAGGGTAAAAACGGACAAAACTCGGGGTTACAGCAATGCTGCCTGCTCAACCACAATGGCATGACGCTGAGCCAGGCGCAGGTGATCTTTGTCGTAGCCGCCGCCAATCACAGTAGCAACCGGAATGCCGGCTTGCTGACAGGTTTTTAGCACCAGGGCATCGCGCTGCTCCAGGCCGCGCCAGCTGATATCCAGTTTGCCCAGGCCATCGTGCTCCCAGATATCTACACCGGCATCGTACAGTACCAGATCCGGGTTTACTTCACTCAGCAGCCCTTTCAACGTGTCTTCTACAATGCTCAGGTACTGGGCATCTTTGAGGTTGTTCACCAGGCCAATATCCAGGTCGCTTTGATGTTTACGAAACGGAAAATTCTTTTCGCAGTGGATAGAGCAGGTAAATACGTAGGGATGGTGCTTAAGCATGGCCGCCGTGCCATCTCCCTGATGAACATCCAAATCAAAGATGAGCACATTATTTACCTTACCTTGCTCTATCAAGGTTGTGGAAGTAAACGCTAAGTCGTTCACCATGCAATAGCCAGAGCCAAAATCATAATGCGCATGGTGGGTACCCCCGGCCAGATGGCAGGCAATGCCATGTTGCAGCGCCAGCTCGGCCGTTTTAAGTGTGCCAAGCGGGGCGGTAAAGGTCCGTGCCATCAGTTGCTCCGACCAGGGCAGGCCAATTCGGCGCATGGCTTTATCATCCAGCTGGTTGCGCCATAAGTCCCACAGGTAGGTATCGCAGTGCACCGTTTCCAGTGCCTCTGGCGACCCCAGCGGAGGCTGATAAAGGTTGTCGCCAATTAACCCCAATGCCTTAACCTGCTGATATAAATTGGCGAATTTACTCATCACAAAGCGATGATTTGGGTCAAAGCTAAATGAATAGTTGGGGTGATACACCAAGGGCAAACGGGTATTAAGGGGTTGGCGATTTATATACATATCCAAAACAAACCAAAACAAACCAAAACACGGATGGCGTGAGTGTAACGCATCTTTCAAGCTGATAGTTAGTGTGGCACCATATCTGTCCCTTTACTTTGCCTGATTTGCCTTATGGAACTGAACTTTGCCGATTTTTCGCCAACCCAGATTTATCACCTGATGACTCAAACCGTGATCCCACGGCCCATTGCCTGGGTGTTAACCGAGTCGGGCGAGCAAAACTACAATCTGGCCCCCTTTTCTTATTTTACGGCGGTATCCAGCGCCCCGCCTTTGTTGATGTTTTCAGCCGGAAAAAAACCGGGCGGAGAAATCAAAGACACAGTGAAAAACATCAAAGCCACGCAGCGCTGTGTGATCCACATTGCCTCTGAGCAGGATGCGGAGTTAGTGACGCAAACTGCTGCAACCTTGCCCCATGGCGAGTCTGAGGTCACAGCAAACAACGTCGCACTGGCCGAATTTAACGGCTTTAGCATGCCACGGATAGCCCACTGCGATATTGCCTATGGATGTGAGCTGTATGAAGTGCAGGAGATAGGCGACACGCCGCAAAACCTGGTGTTTGTGGAGATAGTCAGTTTGTACCTGAGCGATAAAGTAACCGAGCTGGATCACAAACAACGGATTAAAGTGCACGCCGATAAAGCCACACCACTGGCACGCCTTGGCAGCGCGGAGTATAGCGGGATCACAGCGCCCTTTACTAAGGTAAGGCCTGAATAAGCTGGTTTTCTGTAATTCCTCTGGGGTAAGGCTCATTACAGCAGCTCACCCCACACTACTTAGCTGTTGTTTGTCAATAAAATCTTAAAACACGCCATCATTAATTAAATATTTCATTTTTTGATCTAGTTCCTTGTCCAGTAACTTACAGAAAGGATAAAATATTCCCCGTCTGTTCAATCGGATGGGCACTTAAATAAGGAACAATTAAATGAAAAAAATAGCTCTGAGTTGCTGCTTGATGATGTCATCAATGGCCAACGCATTTACTCTCATCGAAGATATTAAAGTTTCCAGCGATCCGATCACGGTTGCCATTAGCGGCTATACCGATCCGGTCATTATTGCATCTGTACCAACCATGAATGACGCAGAGGCTGGTGTGGTCTCTATCTCTAACGTGACATCACACAGCTTTGATGTGCAATTTAAAGAGTGGCCCTACCTGGACGGTGTGCATGGTGAAGAGTCGGTCTCTTTCTTTGTGATTGAAAAGGGTCGCCATACTTTAGCTGATGGCAGTGTATGGGAAGCAGGCAAATTCCCGATGCAAAAAGGCAGCAGTCATGTGTTTTTCAAAGAAAGCTTTGAACATACTCCCCATGTATTGCTCAGCGCACAATCGCAAAATGAAAGCGATGCATTCGCACTGCGCGTTTCAAGTGCTTCAACTCAGACTTTCGGCGTAACACTTCAGGAGCAGGAAGACGGCAACGAACATGGCGAGGAGTCTATCGGCTACCTTGCAGTGTATAGCCAGGACAAACGCGGTCCACTGGACACTGATGGGCTTTACTACACACTACGTCAGGAAGCCATTAATCAGGACGGCCTGAGTGTCGAGCCTGGTACGCTGCTTATCCAGGAAGAGCAATCGAAAGATCCCGAAACAGCCCACCTGCTTGAGCTAACCAGCCTGCTGAAAATTGGCAACCAATTGTTTGCACAAGACAACACCCGCTATGGTGCAGACCCTATGTCATTGCGCTATAAGGCGCCGGTTGACTATATTATTGAGCCTGGTGAACAAACTGGTGAATTTGGCAATATTGCGTTGTTAGGCACCAATGGCCTGACTGAAGCATCTTACAGCGTGAAAGTAAAACACCGTCTTCATGCACCCGCGGCTGGCTTTGACGGCTATAACAAAGGCACCTTGATCAATAGCGATTCCCCAGGAAAAGTGACTCAGGGAATGTGGGTCTATACTCTTCCAGTAGAAAACTGGTTGCAGGTTGCATTTAACCAAACTGCTTATATCACCTCATTCCGGGTAGTCCAGTACAAAGCAGCGTCAGACCCAGGCATGGGACCTAAAGACGTTATATTACAAGTCTCTTATGATAATCAGACTTTCACGGATCATGAAGCTTTCACACTCGAAAAATCGCTTGATCAAACCATTCAGCTCAGTAAGCCTGCCGTCGGCAAATACATCCGTCTGAAGGTCAACTCAACGCAGGGACATGATTACATTGTGATCGGTGAGCTTGAATACTATGGTGGCTTTGTCAAAGGAGAAATCACAGATCCAGTGGAACCACCAGCGCCTTCTTTAGGCACGACTTGCGAAACCATCAAAGCAGCAAATCCGTCTGCCAGTTCAGGCCTGTATCAGGTTGACCCTGACGGCCAGGGTGGTAACGATGCCTTTGACGCATATTGTGACATGGACCGCCAGGGCGGCGGCTGGATGCTGGTTGCCAACCACAAAGACGGACTGGATACACTTAATAGTGTTACCCCTTTACTTCCAGGAACCGTTGGCGTAGTTGGCGCTACTCAGTGGCAAAGCGCACGTGATAATATGACCACAGGTATGATGTTTGTAGATGAGCATCAACGCGTTTCTACAATCAGTAAGGCCAAACTGAATAACGGTAACTGCGTTAGCCCAGGCCAGGTTGCTGACCTTACGTCTCCCGCTCAGCCATACGACACCTATGTATTGTGGCAAGATGAAAGCAATGGCTGTAGCCTCAGTGGGCTGGATTACTCCTACATTGCTTTGGGCACCAAATACGGTTCGCGTGGCGAGGACTATCTGATCTCTGGTGCATCCTTGTTCCAGTTCAACGTCAAGTTCGATGTATGGCCTTATGCGGATGAACGCTTTAGCGCCCAGGAACAAAACGCCTTGCTATATTACATTAAGTAACTACGTAATATAGATATTCCTCTTCTCAGTGCGTAACTGCCTGAGAAGAGGTTCTCAGGCAATCACTAAAAAGCCTACAAACGCGATGCAAGCGGCCAGCAGTGCATAAGGCAGCTGGGTAATGGCATGACTGACCAGGTTACAGTCCGAACCTTGCGCCGCTAACACGGTTGAGTCGGAG
The DNA window shown above is from Pseudoalteromonas viridis and carries:
- a CDS encoding helix-turn-helix transcriptional regulator translates to MTTHLNRAASGSEAFISTLYREATRIAPENYRAWALEQLSRVIDFDAAFWGSGNSADIHFHYVCHLGLDEQYAHHLQQTLAINPIKEAVINNLGKPVNMQDVIADDAFYQSELYQKLFKPYGIERILAAGHFDQDNGLYSLISLYRFDRQQIFTEQERQLQERLVFHLVNAVSHAFFLHLRVGSALQQTQDQATSAICDSNGCFHQVQPRFVALLNEYFPNRTGVTLPFAIGKDQTTVEINNLAVSFRALGELFMVTLRLPGPLDTLSPRERQIVEWVCKGLTFKEVAKQLNVAPSTVSNHLYRIYDKIGINSRSELAQLVDSQRAG
- a CDS encoding helix-turn-helix transcriptional regulator translates to MNNITRRNKTERFRRYIQSSVRRMRLERKWSQATLAKKLGVDQATISNYESGKTDMSSVQLFEVFLIFGKDLTNALDFAEPNSDEVQENDQEKE
- a CDS encoding histone deacetylase family protein → MYINRQPLNTRLPLVYHPNYSFSFDPNHRFVMSKFANLYQQVKALGLIGDNLYQPPLGSPEALETVHCDTYLWDLWRNQLDDKAMRRIGLPWSEQLMARTFTAPLGTLKTAELALQHGIACHLAGGTHHAHYDFGSGYCMVNDLAFTSTTLIEQGKVNNVLIFDLDVHQGDGTAAMLKHHPYVFTCSIHCEKNFPFRKHQSDLDIGLVNNLKDAQYLSIVEDTLKGLLSEVNPDLVLYDAGVDIWEHDGLGKLDISWRGLEQRDALVLKTCQQAGIPVATVIGGGYDKDHLRLAQRHAIVVEQAALL
- a CDS encoding flavin reductase family protein — translated: MELNFADFSPTQIYHLMTQTVIPRPIAWVLTESGEQNYNLAPFSYFTAVSSAPPLLMFSAGKKPGGEIKDTVKNIKATQRCVIHIASEQDAELVTQTAATLPHGESEVTANNVALAEFNGFSMPRIAHCDIAYGCELYEVQEIGDTPQNLVFVEIVSLYLSDKVTELDHKQRIKVHADKATPLARLGSAEYSGITAPFTKVRPE
- a CDS encoding discoidin domain-containing protein — encoded protein: MKKIALSCCLMMSSMANAFTLIEDIKVSSDPITVAISGYTDPVIIASVPTMNDAEAGVVSISNVTSHSFDVQFKEWPYLDGVHGEESVSFFVIEKGRHTLADGSVWEAGKFPMQKGSSHVFFKESFEHTPHVLLSAQSQNESDAFALRVSSASTQTFGVTLQEQEDGNEHGEESIGYLAVYSQDKRGPLDTDGLYYTLRQEAINQDGLSVEPGTLLIQEEQSKDPETAHLLELTSLLKIGNQLFAQDNTRYGADPMSLRYKAPVDYIIEPGEQTGEFGNIALLGTNGLTEASYSVKVKHRLHAPAAGFDGYNKGTLINSDSPGKVTQGMWVYTLPVENWLQVAFNQTAYITSFRVVQYKAASDPGMGPKDVILQVSYDNQTFTDHEAFTLEKSLDQTIQLSKPAVGKYIRLKVNSTQGHDYIVIGELEYYGGFVKGEITDPVEPPAPSLGTTCETIKAANPSASSGLYQVDPDGQGGNDAFDAYCDMDRQGGGWMLVANHKDGLDTLNSVTPLLPGTVGVVGATQWQSARDNMTTGMMFVDEHQRVSTISKAKLNNGNCVSPGQVADLTSPAQPYDTYVLWQDESNGCSLSGLDYSYIALGTKYGSRGEDYLISGASLFQFNVKFDVWPYADERFSAQEQNALLYYIK